The nucleotide sequence GCACGAAGAAGCTAACCAACGAGAATTTGAGCTTGTCCGGCAGGAATTTGGGCTTGTTAGGCAGGAATTGGCTGAATTGCGCCAAATCGCTGACAGCAATGCTCGCTCTATTCAAGCAATCTCGCAGCAAGATTAATCCAAAGCTTGCCTTGCAAGACATCCTGTCGGCTCGTTCATCCGAGTGCAGGGACTAGGATGGCGGTAGAGAAGAGATGGGGAAATGGAGGGGAGTCTGAGATGAACCCAGAAACACAAGCTGCGTTTGAAATGGTTGGCAATCTATTGGTGCAACTGACTGAAAGGCAAACGGCAACTTCCAACCTGATTGGCCAAATCGCACAATTGCAAAAAGAGCACGAAGAAGCTAACCAACGAGAATTTGAGCTTGTCCGGCAGGAATTGGCTGAATTGCGCCAAATCGCTGACAGCAATGCTCGCTCTATTCAAGCAATCTCGCAGCAAAATTGATTTGAACAGCAAGGACTGGGATGATGCCAACCGCGTGCCTGCCCGCCAACCCCTTGTTACGGTAAACATGAGTCCTGCTACCCGGTAATGCCCCAGCGATGGTCGATCTCCTGCGCAACGTCCCGTTAGGCACCTATCTGGAATCGCCCGTCACGTGGCTGCACCGTCTCGATCCCCGCGTTAAATTTGTTTGGCTTGTCAGTATTTTACTCAGTCCCATCTTGGCCGATGGCTGGTGGCGGTTAGCGGTGGTGGCCTTTCTCGTTCTGCTCACCTGGGGGTCGCAATTGCCCTGGCGCGTCTGGCGAGGTCAGTTGGGCATCGCTTTAGCCATCGCCCTCTTCGCCACTCTCCTCACCGCCTTTGCTCCCGAGGCGTTAGGCGTTCGTTCCGAGCCAGTGCGGCCCGCTGCCGAAATGGCTTACGGACTGCTCTTGCCCTTAGCGGAGTCCGCAGTCACCGCCGATCCGAGCGACACAGCCGCAACCGCGCCTGCAGAGATAGAGCGCCTGCGAGTCGTGGATTGGGAGCAATTGCCACAACCGACCCGCTACCGCTACGAGCTGCTGACGATACCGCCAGTGCTGGGACGAGAACTGCGGATCTCGCGGCGATCGCTGGCGATCGCTATTCGCCTCGCCACCCTCATTTTCACGCTGCTCTACAGTACGTCCCTATTTTTACTCGCCACTGCCCCTGAAGAAATCACCGAGGCGATCGCCTTTTTCTGCGCGCCTCTGCGCCCCCTCAAAGTGCCGGTAGCCGAAATTGTCTTAACTCTGACCTTAGCCCTGCGGTTTTTGCCTCTGGTGCTAGAAGAAGTGCAAAACATCGCTCGGGCCGTGCGCACCCGCGACATTCACTGGCAGGGATTGGGCTTAAAGGGGGGCGTAAAATTGGCCCTCTCTTTGGTGGAAAGGGTGCTGCAAAATCTGTTGATTCGGGCAGAACAAACCGCCTCGGCCATGCAAGTGCGAGGCTATCTCGGACCGGAGCTTGCGGTTCAGTGGCACGTACTGAAAATGCAAAGATTCGATTGGGCGATTTTAGCGGGCGTTCCCCTGTTTTGGGCCTGCCGCTTGCTCCTGTTTTAGCCAAACCTACCCCACTGACAGAGCATTTCCCTGGCAGGATTGTTGCAGAATACTGCCGCTACAACTCTACAGTCGAAAGAAACCGTAAAGTCTGGTGTAAAGTGTGGGTGGTTTGCCCCCTGCTAGATTTTATGAAAGCGATTACTCTTCTCGGTTCGACCGGTTCGATTGGCACCCAAACCCTCGACTTGGTGGCCCAATACCCCGATCGCTTCCGCATTGTTGGCTTGAGTGCCCACAACAACATCGCCCGATTAGCCGAGCAAGTCCGGCAATTCAAACCCGAAATTGTGGCCATTTCCAATCCCGATAAGTTGGGGGAACTAAAAGACGCGATCGCTGGCTGCGATCCTTCGCCGCGCTTGCTGGCAGGCAGTGAAGGTGTGTGCGAGGTTGCGGCCTACGGCGATGCCAACTTAGTGGTGACCGGCATCGTGGGATGTGCGGGGTTGTTACCCACGCTGTCGGCGATCGCCGCTGGCAAAGATATCGCTCTGGCCAATAAAGAAACCCTCGTGGCAGGCGGTCCGGTCGTTCTGCCAGAGGTGAAAAAGTACGGCATTAATCTGGTTCCCGTCGATTCCGAGCATTCAGCGATTTTTCAATGCTTGCAGGGGGTTCCCGCAGGGGGCTTGCGGCGCATTATCTTGACGGCCTCCGGCGGCGCTTTCCGCGATCTGCCCATTGATAAGCTGTCTTCTGTGACCTTGGCGGATGCCCTCAAACATCCCAACTGGGTCATGGGACGCAAGATTACGATCGATTCCGCCACCCTGATGAATAAAGGGTTAGAGGTGATTGAAGCCCACTGGTTATTTGGCGGCCTCGACTACGACAACATCGATATTGTGGTGCATCCCCAAAGCATCATTCACTCTCTCATCGAGCTGCAGGATACGTCAGTCATTGCGCAGTTGGGCTGGCCCGACATGCACCTACCTATCCTCTACGGCATTAGCTGGCCGGAACGCATCTACACCGACTGGAAACCGCTGGATCTGGTGGAAGTCGCCTCTCTCACTTTCAAGGCCCCCGACCACCGCAAATATCCCTGCATGAAGTTGGCCTATGCTGCCGGACGGGCTGGGGGCACGATGCCTGCAGTCTTGAATGCGGCCAATGAAGCGGCGGTGGCCCTGTTCCTGAACGAGCAAATTGGCTATTTAGATATCGCTCGCTTGCTCGAAGCAGTGTGCGATCGCCACAACACCATCGCTCAGCCCAGCCTAGACGATATTTTGGAGGTAGATGCTTGGGCTCGCCGGATTGCAAAAGAACA is from Synechococcus sp. PCC 7336 and encodes:
- the dxr gene encoding 1-deoxy-D-xylulose-5-phosphate reductoisomerase — its product is MKAITLLGSTGSIGTQTLDLVAQYPDRFRIVGLSAHNNIARLAEQVRQFKPEIVAISNPDKLGELKDAIAGCDPSPRLLAGSEGVCEVAAYGDANLVVTGIVGCAGLLPTLSAIAAGKDIALANKETLVAGGPVVLPEVKKYGINLVPVDSEHSAIFQCLQGVPAGGLRRIILTASGGAFRDLPIDKLSSVTLADALKHPNWVMGRKITIDSATLMNKGLEVIEAHWLFGGLDYDNIDIVVHPQSIIHSLIELQDTSVIAQLGWPDMHLPILYGISWPERIYTDWKPLDLVEVASLTFKAPDHRKYPCMKLAYAAGRAGGTMPAVLNAANEAAVALFLNEQIGYLDIARLLEAVCDRHNTIAQPSLDDILEVDAWARRIAKEQAGLSSATVAV
- a CDS encoding energy-coupling factor transporter transmembrane protein EcfT, translating into MVDLLRNVPLGTYLESPVTWLHRLDPRVKFVWLVSILLSPILADGWWRLAVVAFLVLLTWGSQLPWRVWRGQLGIALAIALFATLLTAFAPEALGVRSEPVRPAAEMAYGLLLPLAESAVTADPSDTAATAPAEIERLRVVDWEQLPQPTRYRYELLTIPPVLGRELRISRRSLAIAIRLATLIFTLLYSTSLFLLATAPEEITEAIAFFCAPLRPLKVPVAEIVLTLTLALRFLPLVLEEVQNIARAVRTRDIHWQGLGLKGGVKLALSLVERVLQNLLIRAEQTASAMQVRGYLGPELAVQWHVLKMQRFDWAILAGVPLFWACRLLLF